The Amblyomma americanum isolate KBUSLIRL-KWMA chromosome 3, ASM5285725v1, whole genome shotgun sequence genome window below encodes:
- the Mpi gene encoding mannose phosphate isomerase: MAEAGLLELVCTVQKYHWGKRGPSSLVAQLALKGNLLESIEESTTYAELWMGTHPSCPSKIRGTDKTLASHITEHPECLGDSVRAIFGSQLPFLFKVLSVGAPLSIQAHPTKVLAKKLHEAHPNLYPDSNHKPEIAIALTEFEAFCNFRPLQEILHLLKGLPELRVLLGKLVDQPLTSKEDLQAWFRAVITAPPDVFLPQLKKLAERLGKNVEAAGLPCELVNVFLRVYATYPDDIGCFVIFFLNYVKLQPGEALFLAANEPHAYIFGDCVECMACSDNVVRAGLTPKHKDVGTLCSMLSYISVPLSEVRFPAVSTDLETCCFSPPISDFAVKMIKVLRNSSFSLKSIGSASILLVIEGEGKIGSLPVHKGSILFLAAERGHNISATSTMCIYQAFSPV; encoded by the exons CTGGGCTGTTGGAGCTGGTCTGCACTGTGCAGAAGTACCACTGGGGCAAAAGGGGCCCCTCCAGCCTGGTCGCACAGCTGGCCCTCAAGGGGAACCTCCTTGAATCCATCGAGGAATCTACCACGTATGCTGAG CTGTGGATGGGCACACATCCTTCATGTCCGAGCAAGATTCGGGGTACAGACAAGACGCTGGCCTCGCACATTACAGAGCACCCCGAGTGTCTTGGGGACAGCGTTCGAGCCATCTTTGGCTCGCAGCTACCATTCCTCTTCAAGGTGCTCTCAGTTGGTGCTCCGCTATCCATACAGGCACACCCAACCAAG GTATTGGCCAAGAAACTGCACGAGGCCCACCCTAACTTGTACCCGGACTCGAACCACAAGCCAGAGATTGCTATTGCCCTCACAGAGTTTGAAGCCTTTTGCAACTTCCGTCCTCTGCAAGAGATCTTGCACCTTTTGAAAG GACTGCCTGAGCTGCGAGTGTTGCTTGGGAAGCTGGTGGACCAGCCGCTGACATCCAAGGAGGATCTGCAGGCCTGGTTTCGGGCTGTTATCACTGCCCCACCTGATGTTTTTCTCCCGCAACTTAAGAAACTGGCTGAGAGACTCGGGAAGAATG TGGAGGCGGCAGGGCTTCCGTGTGAGCTGGTCAATGTGTTTCTGCGGGTGTACGCAACATACCCTGATGACATTGGCTGCTTTGTCATCTTCTTTCTCAACTACGTCAAGCTACAGCCTGGAGAAGCCCTCTTCTTAGCTGCAAATGAGCCTCATGCCTACATCTTTGGTG ACTGTGTGGAATGCATGGCGTGCTCGGACAATGTGGTGCGGGCGGGCCTCACGCCTAAGCACAAAGACGTCGGGACGTTGTGCTCCATGCTGAGCTACATCTCGGTGCCTTTGAGCGAGGTGCGGTTCCCTGCTGTGTCTACCGACCTGGAAACTTGCTGCTTCTCGCCTCCCATCTCGGACTTTGCCGTCAAAATGATCAAG GTCCTGCGCAACAGCAGCTTCTCGCTCAAGAGCATTGGCTCAGCAAGCATTCTGTTGGTGATAGAAGGCGAGGGCAAGATCGGCAGTCTCCCAGTGCACAAGGGCAGCATCCTGTTCCTGGCTGCAGAAAGGGGCCACAACATTTCTGCAACCAGCACAATGTGTATCTACCAGGCATTCAGCCCCGTCTGA